In the genome of Saccopteryx leptura isolate mSacLep1 chromosome 10, mSacLep1_pri_phased_curated, whole genome shotgun sequence, one region contains:
- the GORASP1 gene encoding Golgi reassembly-stacking protein 1 isoform X1, translating to MGLGSSTEQPAETSEGFHLHGVQENSPAQQAGLEPYFDFIITIGHSRLNKETDTLRDLLKANVEKPVKLEVFNMKTMRVREVEVVPSSMWGGPGLLGASVRFCSFHRASEQVWHVLDVEPSSPASLAGLRPYTDYVIGSDQLLQESEDFFSLIESHEGKPLKLMVYNSETDSCREVSVTPNAAWGGEGSLGCGIGYGYLHRIPIQPASYHKKPPGAPPPGTPSPDAPLPGTPPPDAPLPGTPPPGTPPPGALPPGPTPPDSAAPSGPEMGSRQGDYMEALLQAPGSSVEGLPPEPGSLGRAVPDLRGLPRSVETPLQPPPPVQRVMDPGFLDVSGISLDSNAGAWPGLPSLTELTATSVSAPGLEDVGSSSGSHERGGEATWSGSEFEVSFPDSPSAQAQQDHLPQLTLPDSLTSAASPEDGLSAELLEAQAEEALASPTGPDVGAEVEVEAAASPAPRSTPEQHPAL from the exons ATGGGCCTGGGCTCCAGCACCGAGCAGCCCGCGGAAACCTCCGAGGGCTTCCACCTGCACGGG GTGCAGGAGAACTCCCCAGCCCAGCAGGCGGGCCTGGAGCCCTACTTTGACTTCATCATCACCATCGGGCATTCGCGGCTG AACAAGGAGACCGACACGCTGAGGGACCTGCTGAAGGCCAACGTGGAGAAGCCCGTGAAGCTGGAGGTGTTCAACATGAAGACCATGAGGGTGCGCGAGGTGGAGGTGGTGCCCAGCAGCATGTGGGGCGGCCCGGGCCTGCTGGGCGCCAGCGTGCGCTTCTGCAGCTTCCACAGGGCCAGCGAGCAGGTGTGGCACGTGCTG GATGTGGAGCCCTCCTCGCCCGCCTCCCTTGCTGGCCTGCGCCCCTACACAGACTATGTGATTGGCTCAGACCAGCTCCTCCAGGAG TCTGAGGACTTCTTCAGTCTCATCGAGTCCCACGAGGGGAAGCCCTTGAAGCTGATGGTTTATAACTCTGAGACCGACTCCTGCCGGGAGGTGTCTGTAACTCCCAACGCAGCTTGGGGCGGAGAGGGCAG TCTGGGGTGTGGTATCGGCTACGGGTATCTGCATCGGATCCCAATCCAGCCCGCCAGCTACCACAAGAAGCCGCCTGGTGCTCCTCCGCCTGGCACCCCGTCGCCTGATGCCCCTCTACCCGGTACCCCACCACCTGATGCCCCTCTACCCGGTACCCCACCACCTGGTACCCCACCCCCTGGTGCCCTGCCACCTGGACCCACCCCCCCGGACTCTGCCGCCCCTTCCGGCCCAGAGATGGGTTCCAGGCAGGGTGACTACATGGAG GCCCTGCTGCAGGCTCCCGGCTCCTCCGTAGAGGGACTGCCTCCCGAGCCTGGGAGTCTCGGCCGTGCTGTGCCAGACCTCAGGGGGCTTCCACGTTCCGTGGAGACGCCTCTGCAGCCTCCGCCTCCAGTGCAGCGCGTCATGGACCCAG gcTTCCTGGACGTGTCGGGCATCTCCCTGGACAGCAACGCCGGCGCCTGGCCTGGCCTGCCCTCCCTCACAGAGCTGACCGCCACCTCTGTGTCGGCCCCCGGGCTAGAGGACGTTGGCTCCAGCAGTGGCTCTCACGAGCGCGGCG GTGAGGCCACGTGGTCCGGGTCAGAGTTTGAGGTCTCCTTCCCGGACAGCCCCAGCGCACAGGCCCAGCAGGACCACCTGCCTCAGCTGACCCTTCCCGACAGCCTCACCTCTGCAGCCTCGCCCGAGGATGGGCTGTCTGCTGAGCTGCTTGAGGCCCAGGCCGAGGAGGCGCTGGCCAGCCCCACAGGCCCAGATGTCGGggcggaggtggaggtggaggcggCCGCCAGCCCGGCCCCGCGCTCTACCCCTGAGCAACACCCTGCCCTGTGA
- the GORASP1 gene encoding Golgi reassembly-stacking protein 1 isoform X2, with protein sequence MKTMRVREVEVVPSSMWGGPGLLGASVRFCSFHRASEQVWHVLDVEPSSPASLAGLRPYTDYVIGSDQLLQESEDFFSLIESHEGKPLKLMVYNSETDSCREVSVTPNAAWGGEGSLGCGIGYGYLHRIPIQPASYHKKPPGAPPPGTPSPDAPLPGTPPPDAPLPGTPPPGTPPPGALPPGPTPPDSAAPSGPEMGSRQGDYMEALLQAPGSSVEGLPPEPGSLGRAVPDLRGLPRSVETPLQPPPPVQRVMDPGFLDVSGISLDSNAGAWPGLPSLTELTATSVSAPGLEDVGSSSGSHERGGEATWSGSEFEVSFPDSPSAQAQQDHLPQLTLPDSLTSAASPEDGLSAELLEAQAEEALASPTGPDVGAEVEVEAAASPAPRSTPEQHPAL encoded by the exons ATGAAGACCATGAGGGTGCGCGAGGTGGAGGTGGTGCCCAGCAGCATGTGGGGCGGCCCGGGCCTGCTGGGCGCCAGCGTGCGCTTCTGCAGCTTCCACAGGGCCAGCGAGCAGGTGTGGCACGTGCTG GATGTGGAGCCCTCCTCGCCCGCCTCCCTTGCTGGCCTGCGCCCCTACACAGACTATGTGATTGGCTCAGACCAGCTCCTCCAGGAG TCTGAGGACTTCTTCAGTCTCATCGAGTCCCACGAGGGGAAGCCCTTGAAGCTGATGGTTTATAACTCTGAGACCGACTCCTGCCGGGAGGTGTCTGTAACTCCCAACGCAGCTTGGGGCGGAGAGGGCAG TCTGGGGTGTGGTATCGGCTACGGGTATCTGCATCGGATCCCAATCCAGCCCGCCAGCTACCACAAGAAGCCGCCTGGTGCTCCTCCGCCTGGCACCCCGTCGCCTGATGCCCCTCTACCCGGTACCCCACCACCTGATGCCCCTCTACCCGGTACCCCACCACCTGGTACCCCACCCCCTGGTGCCCTGCCACCTGGACCCACCCCCCCGGACTCTGCCGCCCCTTCCGGCCCAGAGATGGGTTCCAGGCAGGGTGACTACATGGAG GCCCTGCTGCAGGCTCCCGGCTCCTCCGTAGAGGGACTGCCTCCCGAGCCTGGGAGTCTCGGCCGTGCTGTGCCAGACCTCAGGGGGCTTCCACGTTCCGTGGAGACGCCTCTGCAGCCTCCGCCTCCAGTGCAGCGCGTCATGGACCCAG gcTTCCTGGACGTGTCGGGCATCTCCCTGGACAGCAACGCCGGCGCCTGGCCTGGCCTGCCCTCCCTCACAGAGCTGACCGCCACCTCTGTGTCGGCCCCCGGGCTAGAGGACGTTGGCTCCAGCAGTGGCTCTCACGAGCGCGGCG GTGAGGCCACGTGGTCCGGGTCAGAGTTTGAGGTCTCCTTCCCGGACAGCCCCAGCGCACAGGCCCAGCAGGACCACCTGCCTCAGCTGACCCTTCCCGACAGCCTCACCTCTGCAGCCTCGCCCGAGGATGGGCTGTCTGCTGAGCTGCTTGAGGCCCAGGCCGAGGAGGCGCTGGCCAGCCCCACAGGCCCAGATGTCGGggcggaggtggaggtggaggcggCCGCCAGCCCGGCCCCGCGCTCTACCCCTGAGCAACACCCTGCCCTGTGA
- the GORASP1 gene encoding Golgi reassembly-stacking protein 1 isoform X4, with amino-acid sequence MWGGPGLLCASVRFCSFHRASEQVWHVLDVEPSSPASLAGLRPYTDYVIGSDQLLQESEDFFSLIESHEGKPLKLMVYNSETDSCREVSVTPNAAWGGEGSLGCGIGYGYLHRIPIQPASYHKKPPGAPPPGTPSPDAPLPGTPPPDAPLPGTPPPGTPPPGALPPGPTPPDSAAPSGPEMGSRQGDYMEALLQAPGSSVEGLPPEPGSLGRAVPDLRGLPRSVETPLQPPPPVQRVMDPGFLDVSGISLDSNAGAWPGLPSLTELTATSVSAPGLEDVGSSSGSHERGGEATWSGSEFEVSFPDSPSAQAQQDHLPQLTLPDSLTSAASPEDGLSAELLEAQAEEALASPTGPDVGAEVEVEAAASPAPRSTPEQHPAL; translated from the exons ATGTGGGGCGGCCCGGGCCTGCTGTGCGCCAGCGTGCGCTTCTGCAGCTTCCACAGGGCCAGCGAGCAGGTGTGGCACGTGCTG GATGTGGAGCCCTCCTCGCCCGCCTCCCTTGCTGGCCTGCGCCCCTACACAGACTATGTGATTGGCTCAGACCAGCTCCTCCAGGAG TCTGAGGACTTCTTCAGTCTCATCGAGTCCCACGAGGGGAAGCCCTTGAAGCTGATGGTTTATAACTCTGAGACCGACTCCTGCCGGGAGGTGTCTGTAACTCCCAACGCAGCTTGGGGCGGAGAGGGCAG TCTGGGGTGTGGTATCGGCTACGGGTATCTGCATCGGATCCCAATCCAGCCCGCCAGCTACCACAAGAAGCCGCCTGGTGCTCCTCCGCCTGGCACCCCGTCGCCTGATGCCCCTCTACCCGGTACCCCACCACCTGATGCCCCTCTACCCGGTACCCCACCACCTGGTACCCCACCCCCTGGTGCCCTGCCACCTGGACCCACCCCCCCGGACTCTGCCGCCCCTTCCGGCCCAGAGATGGGTTCCAGGCAGGGTGACTACATGGAG GCCCTGCTGCAGGCTCCCGGCTCCTCCGTAGAGGGACTGCCTCCCGAGCCTGGGAGTCTCGGCCGTGCTGTGCCAGACCTCAGGGGGCTTCCACGTTCCGTGGAGACGCCTCTGCAGCCTCCGCCTCCAGTGCAGCGCGTCATGGACCCAG gcTTCCTGGACGTGTCGGGCATCTCCCTGGACAGCAACGCCGGCGCCTGGCCTGGCCTGCCCTCCCTCACAGAGCTGACCGCCACCTCTGTGTCGGCCCCCGGGCTAGAGGACGTTGGCTCCAGCAGTGGCTCTCACGAGCGCGGCG GTGAGGCCACGTGGTCCGGGTCAGAGTTTGAGGTCTCCTTCCCGGACAGCCCCAGCGCACAGGCCCAGCAGGACCACCTGCCTCAGCTGACCCTTCCCGACAGCCTCACCTCTGCAGCCTCGCCCGAGGATGGGCTGTCTGCTGAGCTGCTTGAGGCCCAGGCCGAGGAGGCGCTGGCCAGCCCCACAGGCCCAGATGTCGGggcggaggtggaggtggaggcggCCGCCAGCCCGGCCCCGCGCTCTACCCCTGAGCAACACCCTGCCCTGTGA
- the GORASP1 gene encoding Golgi reassembly-stacking protein 1 isoform X3: MWGGPGLLCASVRFCSFLRASEHVWHVLDVEPSSPASLAGLRPYTDYVIGSDQLLQESEDFFSLIESHEGKPLKLMVYNSETDSCREVSVTPNAAWGGEGSLGCGIGYGYLHRIPIQPASYHKKPPGAPPPGTPSPDAPLPGTPPPDAPLPGTPPPGTPPPGALPPGPTPPDSAAPSGPEMGSRQGDYMEALLQAPGSSVEGLPPEPGSLGRAVPDLRGLPRSVETPLQPPPPVQRVMDPGFLDVSGISLDSNAGAWPGLPSLTELTATSVSAPGLEDVGSSSGSHERGGEATWSGSEFEVSFPDSPSAQAQQDHLPQLTLPDSLTSAASPEDGLSAELLEAQAEEALASPTGPDVGAEVEVEAAASPAPRSTPEQHPAL; encoded by the exons ATGTGGGGCGGCCCGGGCCTGCTGTGCGCCAGCGTGCGCTTCTGCAGCTTCCTCAGGGCCAGCGAGCATGTGTGGCACGTGCTG GATGTGGAGCCCTCCTCGCCCGCCTCCCTTGCTGGCCTGCGCCCCTACACAGACTATGTGATTGGCTCAGACCAGCTCCTCCAGGAG TCTGAGGACTTCTTCAGTCTCATCGAGTCCCACGAGGGGAAGCCCTTGAAGCTGATGGTTTATAACTCTGAGACCGACTCCTGCCGGGAGGTGTCTGTAACTCCCAACGCAGCTTGGGGCGGAGAGGGCAG TCTGGGGTGTGGTATCGGCTACGGGTATCTGCATCGGATCCCAATCCAGCCCGCCAGCTACCACAAGAAGCCGCCTGGTGCTCCTCCGCCTGGCACCCCGTCGCCTGATGCCCCTCTACCCGGTACCCCACCACCTGATGCCCCTCTACCCGGTACCCCACCACCTGGTACCCCACCCCCTGGTGCCCTGCCACCTGGACCCACCCCCCCGGACTCTGCCGCCCCTTCCGGCCCAGAGATGGGTTCCAGGCAGGGTGACTACATGGAG GCCCTGCTGCAGGCTCCCGGCTCCTCCGTAGAGGGACTGCCTCCCGAGCCTGGGAGTCTCGGCCGTGCTGTGCCAGACCTCAGGGGGCTTCCACGTTCCGTGGAGACGCCTCTGCAGCCTCCGCCTCCAGTGCAGCGCGTCATGGACCCAG gcTTCCTGGACGTGTCGGGCATCTCCCTGGACAGCAACGCCGGCGCCTGGCCTGGCCTGCCCTCCCTCACAGAGCTGACCGCCACCTCTGTGTCGGCCCCCGGGCTAGAGGACGTTGGCTCCAGCAGTGGCTCTCACGAGCGCGGCG GTGAGGCCACGTGGTCCGGGTCAGAGTTTGAGGTCTCCTTCCCGGACAGCCCCAGCGCACAGGCCCAGCAGGACCACCTGCCTCAGCTGACCCTTCCCGACAGCCTCACCTCTGCAGCCTCGCCCGAGGATGGGCTGTCTGCTGAGCTGCTTGAGGCCCAGGCCGAGGAGGCGCTGGCCAGCCCCACAGGCCCAGATGTCGGggcggaggtggaggtggaggcggCCGCCAGCCCGGCCCCGCGCTCTACCCCTGAGCAACACCCTGCCCTGTGA
- the WDR48 gene encoding WD repeat-containing protein 48 isoform X1, giving the protein MYTRQFFRTSTSPQGHRSRRNTQLGERSTCPWPMWWRRDFRLDRATSGSDVGVSTCKMAAHHRQNTAGRRKVQVSYVIRDEVEKYNRNGVNALQLDAALNRLFTAGRDSIIRIWSVNQHKQDPYIASMEHHTDWVNDIVLCCNGKTLISASSDTTVKVWNAHKGFCMSTLRTHKDYVKALAYAKDKELVASAGLDRQIFLWDVNTLTALTASNNTVTTSSLSGNKDSIYSLAMNQLGTIIVSGSTEKVLRVWDPRTCAKLMKLKGHTDNVKALLLNRDGTQCLSGSSDGTIRLWSLGQQRCIATYRVHDEGVWALQVNDAFTHVYSGGRDRKIYCTDLRNPDIRVLICEEKAPVLKMELDRSADPPPAIWVATTKSTVNKWTLKGIHNFRASGDYDNDCTNPITPLCTQPDQVIKGGASIIQCHILNDKRHILTKDTNNNVAYWDVLKACKVEDLGKVDFEDEIKKRFKMVYVPNWFSVDLKTGMLTITLDESDCFAAWVSAKDAGFSSPDGSDPKLNLGGLLLQALLEYWPRTHVNPMDEEENEVNHVNGEQENRVQKGNGYFQVPPHTPVIFGEAGGRTLFRLLCRDSGGETESMLLNETVPQWVIDITVDDKFLEVELLDQRKNMPKFNKIPFYLQPHASSGAKTLKKDRLSASDMLQVRKVMEHVYEKIINLDSESQTTSSSNNDKPGEQEKEEDIAVLAEEKIELLCQDQVLDPNMDLRTVKHFIWKSGGDLTLHYRQKST; this is encoded by the exons GTTTCCTATGTTATTCGAGATGAAGTGGAGAAGTACAACCGAAATGGAGTCAATGCCCTACAGCTGGACGCAGCACTCAATAGACTCTTCACCGCAGGTCGGGACTCCATCATACGGATATGGAGCGTCAATCAGCACAAG cAAGATCCATATATAGCATCTATGGAACACCATACCGACTGGGTAAATGACATTGTACTTTGTTGTAATGGGAAAACAT TAATATCCGCTTCTTCTGACACAACGGTAAAGGTGTGGAATGCACACAAAGGATTCTGCATGTCGACACTAAGGACGCATAAG GATTATGTAAAGGCCTTGGCATATGCCAAGGACAAAGAACTGGTAGCATCGGCTGGGTTGGACAGACAAATATTCCTTTGGGATGTGAACACTCTAACAGCATTGACTGCCTCAAATAACACTGTCACAA CTTCTTCTTTAAGTGGGAACAAAGATTCTATATATAGCCTGGCAATGAATCAACTGGGAACAATCATTGTATCGGGGTCCACTGAGAAG GTTTTAAGGGTATGGGACCCAAGAACATGTGCAAAGCTGATGAAGCTGAAGGGGCACACGGACAACGTGAAGGCACTGCTGCTGAACAGAGATGGCACCCAG TGCCTTTCCGGCAGTTCTGATGGGACAATTCGCCTTTGGTCCCTTGGTCAGCAGAGATGTATCGCAACATACCGAGTCCACGATGAAGGTGTTTGGGCCCTGCAGGTCAATGATGCTTTCACACACGTGTACTCGGGAGGGCGAGACCGGAAGATCTACTGTACGGATCTAAGAAACCCTGACATCCGGGTGCTGATTTGTGAGGAAAAAGCACCAGTTCTCAAG ATGGAGCTTGATAGATCAGCTGATCCCCCTCCTGCCATCTGGGTTGCAACAACTAAATCTACAGTAAATAAATGG ACATTGAAGGGAATTCATAATTTTAGAGCCTCTGGAGATTATGACAATGACTGTACAAATCCTATAACACCCCTTtgtacacagcctgaccaggttatTAAAG GAGGTGCTAGTATTATTCAGTGTCACATTCTTAATGATAAGAGACATATATTAACCAAAGATACCAATAATAATGTGGCATATTGGGATGTATTGAAG GCATGTAAAGTGGAAGATCTTGGCAAAGTGGACTTTGAAgatgaaattaagaaaagattTAAGATGGTATATGTGCCAAATTGGTTCTCAGTAGACTTAAAAACAGGG atgtTGACAATTACTTTGGATGAGAGTGACTGTTTTGCTGCTTGGGTTTCTGCAAAAGATGCTGGCTTCAGCAGCCCTGACGGGTCCGACCCAAAAC TGAACTTAGGAGGGCTTCTACTCCAGGCACTGCTGGAGTACTGGCCTAGGACACATGTGAATCCCATGGACGAAGAAGAGAATGAAGTCAACCACG TAAATGGGGAGCAGGAGAACCGCGTGCAGAAGGGAAATGGGTATTTTCAAGTGCCCCCCCACACTCCTGTCATCTTTGGTGAAGCTGGAGGCCGCACACTGTTCAG GCTGCTCTGCCGGGACTCGGGAGGCGAGACGGAGTCCATGCTCCTCAATGAGACGGTGCCACAATGGGTAATTGACATCACTGTGGAT gataaattcctagaagtggaattgctggatcaaagg aaaaatatgccCAAATTCAACAAAATTCCTTTCTACCTCCAACCTCATGCATCTTCGGGAGcaaaaaccttaaaaaa AGATAGACTCTCTGCTAGTGACATGCTCCAGGTCCGGAAAGTGATGGAGCACGTTTATGAGAAAATCATCAACTTGGACAGTGAGTCTCAAACCACCAGCTCTTCTAACAATGACAAGCCAGGAGaacaggaaaaagaggaggaTATTGCTGTGTTGGCAGAGGAGAAAATTGAACTTCTGTGCCAGGACCAG GTTTTGGATCCAAATATGGACCTTCGCACAGTGAAACACTTTATCTGGAAGAGCGGTGGCGACCTCACCCTCCATTACCGACAGAAGTCCACGTGA
- the WDR48 gene encoding WD repeat-containing protein 48 isoform X2, whose translation MYTRQFFRTSTSPQGHRSRRNTQLGERSTCPWPMWWRRDFRLDRATSGSDVGVSTCKMAAHHRQNTAGRRKVQVSYVIRDEVEKYNRNGVNALQLDAALNRLFTAGRDSIIRIWSVNQHKQDPYIASMEHHTDWVNDIVLCCNGKTLISASSDTTVKVWNAHKGFCMSTLRTHKDYVKALAYAKDKELVASAGLDRQIFLWDVNTLTALTASNNTVTTSSLSGNKDSIYSLAMNQLGTIIVSGSTEKVLRVWDPRTCAKLMKLKGHTDNVKALLLNRDGTQCLSGSSDGTIRLWSLGQQRCIATYRVHDEGVWALQVNDAFTHVYSGGRDRKIYCTDLRNPDIRVLICEEKAPVLKMELDRSADPPPAIWVATTKSTVNKWTLKGIHNFRASGDYDNDCTNPITPLCTQPDQVIKGGASIIQCHILNDKRHILTKDTNNNVAYWDVLKACKVEDLGKVDFEDEIKKRFKMVYVPNWFSVDLKTGMLTITLDESDCFAAWVSAKDAGFSSPDGSDPKLNLGGLLLQALLEYWPRTHVNPMDEEENEVNHVNGEQENRVQKGNGYFQVPPHTPVIFGEAGGRTLFRLLCRDSGGETESMLLNETVPQWVIDITVDKNMPKFNKIPFYLQPHASSGAKTLKKDRLSASDMLQVRKVMEHVYEKIINLDSESQTTSSSNNDKPGEQEKEEDIAVLAEEKIELLCQDQVLDPNMDLRTVKHFIWKSGGDLTLHYRQKST comes from the exons GTTTCCTATGTTATTCGAGATGAAGTGGAGAAGTACAACCGAAATGGAGTCAATGCCCTACAGCTGGACGCAGCACTCAATAGACTCTTCACCGCAGGTCGGGACTCCATCATACGGATATGGAGCGTCAATCAGCACAAG cAAGATCCATATATAGCATCTATGGAACACCATACCGACTGGGTAAATGACATTGTACTTTGTTGTAATGGGAAAACAT TAATATCCGCTTCTTCTGACACAACGGTAAAGGTGTGGAATGCACACAAAGGATTCTGCATGTCGACACTAAGGACGCATAAG GATTATGTAAAGGCCTTGGCATATGCCAAGGACAAAGAACTGGTAGCATCGGCTGGGTTGGACAGACAAATATTCCTTTGGGATGTGAACACTCTAACAGCATTGACTGCCTCAAATAACACTGTCACAA CTTCTTCTTTAAGTGGGAACAAAGATTCTATATATAGCCTGGCAATGAATCAACTGGGAACAATCATTGTATCGGGGTCCACTGAGAAG GTTTTAAGGGTATGGGACCCAAGAACATGTGCAAAGCTGATGAAGCTGAAGGGGCACACGGACAACGTGAAGGCACTGCTGCTGAACAGAGATGGCACCCAG TGCCTTTCCGGCAGTTCTGATGGGACAATTCGCCTTTGGTCCCTTGGTCAGCAGAGATGTATCGCAACATACCGAGTCCACGATGAAGGTGTTTGGGCCCTGCAGGTCAATGATGCTTTCACACACGTGTACTCGGGAGGGCGAGACCGGAAGATCTACTGTACGGATCTAAGAAACCCTGACATCCGGGTGCTGATTTGTGAGGAAAAAGCACCAGTTCTCAAG ATGGAGCTTGATAGATCAGCTGATCCCCCTCCTGCCATCTGGGTTGCAACAACTAAATCTACAGTAAATAAATGG ACATTGAAGGGAATTCATAATTTTAGAGCCTCTGGAGATTATGACAATGACTGTACAAATCCTATAACACCCCTTtgtacacagcctgaccaggttatTAAAG GAGGTGCTAGTATTATTCAGTGTCACATTCTTAATGATAAGAGACATATATTAACCAAAGATACCAATAATAATGTGGCATATTGGGATGTATTGAAG GCATGTAAAGTGGAAGATCTTGGCAAAGTGGACTTTGAAgatgaaattaagaaaagattTAAGATGGTATATGTGCCAAATTGGTTCTCAGTAGACTTAAAAACAGGG atgtTGACAATTACTTTGGATGAGAGTGACTGTTTTGCTGCTTGGGTTTCTGCAAAAGATGCTGGCTTCAGCAGCCCTGACGGGTCCGACCCAAAAC TGAACTTAGGAGGGCTTCTACTCCAGGCACTGCTGGAGTACTGGCCTAGGACACATGTGAATCCCATGGACGAAGAAGAGAATGAAGTCAACCACG TAAATGGGGAGCAGGAGAACCGCGTGCAGAAGGGAAATGGGTATTTTCAAGTGCCCCCCCACACTCCTGTCATCTTTGGTGAAGCTGGAGGCCGCACACTGTTCAG GCTGCTCTGCCGGGACTCGGGAGGCGAGACGGAGTCCATGCTCCTCAATGAGACGGTGCCACAATGGGTAATTGACATCACTGTGGAT aaaaatatgccCAAATTCAACAAAATTCCTTTCTACCTCCAACCTCATGCATCTTCGGGAGcaaaaaccttaaaaaa AGATAGACTCTCTGCTAGTGACATGCTCCAGGTCCGGAAAGTGATGGAGCACGTTTATGAGAAAATCATCAACTTGGACAGTGAGTCTCAAACCACCAGCTCTTCTAACAATGACAAGCCAGGAGaacaggaaaaagaggaggaTATTGCTGTGTTGGCAGAGGAGAAAATTGAACTTCTGTGCCAGGACCAG GTTTTGGATCCAAATATGGACCTTCGCACAGTGAAACACTTTATCTGGAAGAGCGGTGGCGACCTCACCCTCCATTACCGACAGAAGTCCACGTGA